In Desulfosediminicola ganghwensis, a single window of DNA contains:
- a CDS encoding tRNA-queuosine alpha-mannosyltransferase domain-containing protein — translation MTMQKRVLVIEPYYGGSHQAFLDGLLSSVKCQAVFFTLPARKWKMRMRVSAPWFASQVARLAENLRWFDTVLCSTFVDVAVLRAMLSRLPGWNPQVRFCTYFHENQFAYPSQVKDPSIHQFTSINFNTALVSDRLAFNSHYNLNSFLDSSGKLLKKTSEPSLLDHHQAIAEKSVVLYPGIDFSAIDKVPNSDIPNDNGAAPVIVWNHRWEHDKNPDDFFTALWKIKQRGLKFKLIVLGQSFKSQPECFSWAKDVFANEIIHFGYADSKDRYAELLHQGDIVISTSIHEFFGISVLEAVRAGCRPLLPNRLSYPELFDSSFLYSEGELVDKLEDAITRCGRLGSERGRKNTECYCWSSLREDYTEWLFGR, via the coding sequence ATGACAATGCAAAAACGTGTACTGGTGATTGAACCGTACTATGGCGGATCTCACCAGGCATTTCTAGATGGCTTGCTCAGCAGCGTGAAATGCCAGGCAGTGTTTTTCACACTCCCTGCCCGAAAGTGGAAAATGCGCATGAGGGTTTCTGCCCCCTGGTTTGCATCACAGGTGGCGAGGCTGGCGGAGAACCTGCGATGGTTCGATACGGTTCTCTGCTCCACCTTTGTTGATGTAGCTGTATTGCGGGCAATGCTTTCACGGTTACCGGGCTGGAATCCGCAGGTGAGGTTTTGTACCTATTTCCATGAAAATCAATTCGCATACCCAAGCCAGGTTAAAGATCCATCCATACATCAGTTTACTTCGATTAATTTTAACACGGCTCTGGTCTCTGATCGTCTGGCATTTAACTCTCATTACAATCTTAATTCTTTTTTGGACTCAAGTGGGAAGCTCTTAAAAAAGACGTCAGAGCCATCTCTTCTTGATCATCATCAGGCGATAGCGGAAAAGAGTGTGGTTCTCTATCCGGGGATAGATTTTTCTGCGATTGATAAGGTGCCAAACAGCGACATTCCAAACGATAATGGAGCCGCGCCCGTCATCGTTTGGAACCACCGCTGGGAGCATGATAAGAATCCGGATGATTTTTTTACGGCGCTCTGGAAGATAAAACAACGTGGGCTCAAGTTTAAGCTGATAGTCCTGGGGCAATCATTTAAAAGTCAGCCTGAGTGTTTTTCCTGGGCGAAAGATGTATTCGCCAATGAAATAATTCATTTTGGCTATGCCGACTCAAAAGACCGCTATGCCGAGTTGCTTCATCAGGGCGATATCGTGATTTCTACTTCGATTCACGAGTTTTTTGGTATCTCTGTGCTTGAGGCGGTTCGGGCGGGATGCAGGCCGTTATTGCCGAATCGTCTTTCCTATCCGGAACTTTTTGACTCTTCATTTTTGTATAGCGAGGGGGAACTGGTAGACAAACTTGAGGACGCGATAACACGCTGTGGAAGACTAGGCAGTGAGCGAGGCAGGAAAAATACTGAGTGTTATTGCTGGAGCAGCCTTAGAGAGGATTACACTGAATGGCTATTCGGCAGGTAA
- a CDS encoding pyruvate, water dikinase regulatory protein produces the protein MWKSKDVYYISGNTGILAKDLGTALLCQFPETSFNEELIPFIRTESQARKALDKILKQSAGRYPIVFSTLFSKNLNRVFDVPEVEFINIFDHFLGQLEESLEAKAIREAGTARAMDDTAMNRRVNAIHYSIAHDDGTGTKDYDDADLIIVGVSRSGKTPVSVFLATQMGLKTANYPLVDDNLQTCRLPPEIIRNKSRVVGLSTTPEMLHAFREKRYQGSTYAKVATCNTELKQSDQIFLKYHIPVVFSDGRSIEETATQVAQELRNLQEVKK, from the coding sequence ATGTGGAAGTCTAAAGACGTTTATTATATATCAGGAAATACCGGAATTTTAGCTAAAGACTTGGGCACTGCCCTGCTCTGCCAGTTCCCCGAAACAAGTTTCAACGAAGAACTCATTCCTTTCATTCGTACCGAGTCTCAAGCCAGGAAAGCTCTCGATAAAATACTCAAGCAGTCGGCTGGCAGATACCCGATAGTTTTCTCAACCCTTTTCAGCAAAAATCTCAACAGGGTATTCGATGTCCCTGAGGTTGAGTTTATAAACATCTTTGATCACTTTCTCGGCCAATTAGAAGAATCCCTCGAAGCCAAAGCTATCCGGGAGGCCGGAACCGCCAGGGCCATGGATGATACAGCGATGAACAGGCGCGTTAACGCCATCCATTACTCAATTGCCCACGACGATGGTACCGGTACCAAAGATTATGATGATGCCGACCTGATCATTGTTGGCGTCTCCCGCTCAGGCAAAACACCGGTATCGGTTTTTCTAGCTACCCAAATGGGATTGAAGACAGCAAACTATCCACTGGTAGACGATAACCTGCAAACCTGCCGCCTTCCTCCTGAGATCATCCGCAACAAGAGTCGTGTTGTCGGCCTTTCAACCACTCCGGAAATGCTCCATGCATTCCGTGAAAAACGATACCAGGGAAGCACCTACGCCAAGGTTGCTACCTGCAACACCGAGTTGAAACAGTCTGACCAGATCTTCCTTAAGTACCACATACCAGTCGTTTTCTCGGATGGACGGTCCATCGAAGAGACCGCAACCCAGGTTGCCCAGGAGTTGCGCAATTTACAGGAAGTAAAGAAGTAG
- a CDS encoding YchJ family protein codes for MTINFAPCFCCSDRPFNLCCEPILQDHAKATVPEVLMRSRYTAYVLKNETYLLATWAPSTRPGALLLEESTTKWLGLEIIASTEVVPESDTGEVEFKARFIEGDQLYTMHEKSRFIRHSGLWYYLDGTCEIDKQKVARNGHCPCGSGKKFKRCCLQITS; via the coding sequence ATGACAATCAACTTTGCGCCCTGCTTCTGCTGCAGCGACCGCCCATTCAACCTCTGCTGTGAACCCATCCTGCAGGATCATGCCAAAGCCACAGTCCCAGAGGTTTTGATGCGATCGCGTTACACCGCGTATGTTCTGAAAAACGAAACCTACCTGCTGGCAACATGGGCGCCATCCACCAGACCTGGAGCCCTTCTCTTGGAGGAGAGTACAACCAAATGGCTTGGGTTGGAGATCATTGCCAGCACTGAGGTTGTGCCTGAGAGCGATACTGGGGAGGTGGAATTCAAAGCCAGGTTCATTGAAGGCGATCAGCTATACACTATGCACGAGAAGAGTCGTTTTATTCGACACTCCGGCCTCTGGTATTATCTTGATGGTACCTGCGAAATTGACAAACAAAAAGTCGCCCGCAATGGTCATTGCCCCTGCGGGTCGGGTAAAAAATTCAAGCGTTGTTGCCTGCAGATAACCTCGTAA
- the coaBC gene encoding bifunctional phosphopantothenoylcysteine decarboxylase/phosphopantothenate--cysteine ligase CoaBC gives MSRAYAGKNIVVGVTGSIAAFKVAGWVSTLAKAEAQVSVVMTSAAQKFVTPLTFSSLSGTQTHTGMFDNESDEWMAHINLGREADLVIIAPASAETIARLAHGMSSDLLSTTVLATRAPIYICPAMNTRMFEHPATRENIAKLAGYGYQVIEPGVGMMACKEEGQGRLPEWEDVDEIFQRALTVHDLAGKKILVTAGPTREPIDPARFLSNRSSGKMGFSLAKAAFRRGAEVTLVAGPANLSTPVGVQRVNVQTAREMHDAVMKYADAADIVIKSAAVADYRAKSVYGEKVKKEKIGESLELERNPDILLELGKRKKKGQLLIGFAAESTRLEEEGKRKLEAKNLDMIAVNNINSDSTGFEVDSNQLLLITHESSEKLPFASKDRTADLLLNKVLELMQ, from the coding sequence ATGAGCAGGGCATATGCCGGCAAAAATATAGTTGTTGGAGTTACGGGAAGTATTGCAGCGTTCAAGGTCGCTGGCTGGGTCAGTACTTTAGCCAAGGCGGAGGCCCAGGTGAGCGTGGTGATGACCAGTGCTGCCCAGAAGTTTGTCACTCCCCTGACTTTCAGCAGTCTCTCCGGAACTCAAACACATACGGGAATGTTTGATAATGAGAGCGATGAGTGGATGGCCCATATCAACCTTGGCCGGGAAGCTGATCTTGTCATAATTGCTCCTGCCAGTGCAGAGACTATTGCCAGGCTGGCCCACGGCATGAGCAGCGACCTCCTCTCAACCACGGTTCTCGCCACCCGCGCGCCGATATACATCTGCCCGGCTATGAACACCAGGATGTTCGAGCATCCGGCAACACGTGAAAATATCGCTAAACTGGCCGGTTACGGATATCAAGTGATTGAGCCTGGTGTTGGCATGATGGCCTGTAAAGAAGAGGGGCAGGGGCGTCTTCCAGAGTGGGAAGACGTGGATGAAATCTTTCAGCGAGCGTTGACAGTGCATGATCTTGCCGGCAAGAAAATTCTGGTAACGGCCGGGCCCACTCGCGAGCCTATCGATCCTGCCCGGTTTTTAAGTAACCGCTCCTCCGGAAAGATGGGATTTTCCCTGGCAAAAGCCGCCTTTCGGCGTGGGGCTGAGGTAACATTGGTGGCAGGTCCGGCTAATCTGTCAACTCCTGTAGGTGTTCAGCGGGTTAATGTGCAAACTGCCCGGGAAATGCATGATGCGGTCATGAAGTATGCAGATGCTGCTGATATTGTTATTAAATCAGCGGCAGTGGCTGATTACAGGGCAAAGTCAGTTTACGGCGAAAAGGTCAAAAAGGAAAAGATCGGGGAAAGTCTGGAATTGGAGAGAAACCCGGATATTCTCCTGGAGCTTGGCAAACGAAAGAAAAAAGGACAGCTTCTCATCGGATTCGCAGCAGAAAGTACCAGGCTGGAAGAAGAAGGGAAAAGAAAGCTCGAAGCCAAGAACCTGGATATGATTGCGGTGAATAATATCAACTCAGATTCAACGGGGTTTGAGGTGGACAGCAATCAATTGCTCCTGATAACACATGAAAGTTCGGAGAAATTGCCCTTTGCCTCAAAGGACAGAACTGCAGATTTGCTACTCAACAAGGTGCTGGAGCTTATGCAGTAA
- a CDS encoding Bax inhibitor-1/YccA family protein: MYGQGSQAAIAQTRAEASSIFLAKVFNWMAVGLGLTGIVAYITAYSGLAATLVRGPLFFLLIIGELGLVFYLSARIEKLKASTATALFVGYSALNGVTLSMIFLMYTSSSIAGTFFITAGMFGAMAIYGLVTKRDLTGMGSFMMMGVFGIIIASIVNIFLQSSSLYWAISMIGVIVFVGLTAYDVQKIKKMGEGGILEAGESAVRKGAIMGALALYLDFINLFLMLLRFFGVARE, encoded by the coding sequence ATGTACGGACAAGGTAGTCAGGCCGCCATTGCCCAGACTCGGGCAGAGGCGTCGTCAATTTTTCTGGCCAAAGTTTTTAACTGGATGGCTGTTGGTCTCGGGCTGACAGGTATAGTCGCCTATATCACCGCCTATAGTGGTTTGGCGGCAACTCTGGTACGCGGCCCTCTTTTCTTTCTGCTGATTATCGGTGAACTCGGCCTGGTTTTCTATCTTTCAGCCAGAATTGAGAAGCTGAAGGCTTCGACTGCCACTGCGCTGTTTGTCGGATATTCCGCCTTAAACGGTGTCACTTTGTCGATGATTTTCCTGATGTACACCAGTTCTTCCATTGCCGGAACCTTTTTCATCACCGCTGGTATGTTCGGGGCCATGGCAATTTACGGGCTGGTTACCAAGCGTGACCTCACCGGAATGGGATCATTCATGATGATGGGTGTTTTCGGAATCATCATTGCCAGCATAGTGAACATCTTTTTGCAGAGCTCCAGCCTTTACTGGGCCATTTCCATGATCGGAGTCATCGTGTTTGTCGGCCTCACAGCGTATGATGTGCAGAAGATCAAAAAAATGGGTGAAGGGGGTATTCTAGAGGCTGGAGAAAGTGCGGTTCGTAAAGGTGCTATCATGGGCGCCCTTGCACTTTATCTTGACTTTATCAACCTGTTCCTGATGCTTCTTAGATTTTTTGGAGTTGCCCGGGAGTAG
- a CDS encoding sugar transferase, which yields MVATNLREQSTYIARILHIIDCLLCVGYLAMLVHWYRVPWSVYYTRLMIITFMLSFIAFQSVQLYRSWRGGKFYLEFIAIIKAWIIITGVLLFYFFIFKISHAYSRVVFTIWSLTTPFLIFILHATARKCLRAIRKKGKNVRRAVVVGAGELGVTLVKEIEAMPWAGIDVLGFFDNVYKEDVDEVMDIPVLGAVDNIQDYLDSNDIDYVYIALPMRAEQMIFQILRECRSLGAKIYLIPDLYLYGLHHAELQSLGDLIILNFNPHTEWKRSFDVLFSMFVLTVTLPLTLSIALMIKLIDGGPIFYGHERITMTGRKFKCLKFRTMRAGAEEQLEEILATDEKLREEWNKTFKLKNDPRITRLGKLLRKLSLDEFPQFINVLKGEMSVVGARPIVGRELYDFYKESAGRYCSMKPGITGPWQVGKRSEVEDYRERVNMDDWYILNYSLWTDIKIIARTLLTVARQNGR from the coding sequence ATGGTTGCTACCAATCTCAGAGAGCAGAGTACGTATATTGCCAGAATCCTGCATATAATTGACTGTCTCCTCTGCGTTGGATACCTGGCAATGCTTGTTCACTGGTACAGGGTTCCATGGAGTGTCTACTACACCAGGCTGATGATTATCACTTTTATGCTGAGCTTTATCGCCTTTCAATCGGTGCAGCTGTACCGTTCCTGGCGTGGTGGTAAATTTTATCTGGAATTTATTGCCATAATAAAGGCATGGATCATAATAACCGGAGTGCTGCTGTTCTATTTTTTCATCTTTAAAATATCTCACGCCTATTCCCGTGTTGTGTTCACGATCTGGTCGCTGACAACACCATTTTTGATATTCATCCTGCATGCAACAGCCAGAAAATGTTTGAGAGCGATACGTAAGAAAGGAAAAAATGTCAGAAGGGCGGTGGTGGTGGGAGCTGGGGAGTTAGGTGTAACTCTTGTTAAGGAAATTGAGGCAATGCCTTGGGCGGGAATAGATGTGCTGGGATTTTTCGATAATGTTTACAAAGAAGATGTTGATGAAGTAATGGATATCCCGGTGCTTGGCGCAGTGGACAATATTCAGGATTATCTCGATAGTAATGACATCGATTATGTTTACATCGCTTTGCCCATGCGCGCAGAGCAGATGATCTTTCAGATTTTGCGGGAGTGCCGGTCTCTCGGTGCTAAGATCTACCTGATTCCTGATCTCTATCTCTATGGCCTCCATCATGCTGAATTGCAGTCCCTCGGTGATCTGATCATCCTCAACTTTAATCCACATACCGAGTGGAAACGAAGTTTCGATGTTTTATTCTCCATGTTTGTCCTTACTGTTACACTGCCCCTGACCCTGTCAATAGCCCTCATGATTAAACTGATTGATGGTGGGCCGATATTTTATGGGCATGAACGGATAACCATGACCGGTCGAAAATTTAAATGTCTGAAGTTCAGGACGATGCGGGCGGGAGCGGAGGAACAGCTTGAGGAAATCCTGGCAACCGATGAAAAATTACGTGAAGAGTGGAACAAAACCTTCAAGTTGAAAAATGATCCGCGCATTACCAGGCTTGGTAAACTTTTGCGGAAATTGAGTCTTGATGAATTCCCTCAGTTTATCAATGTATTGAAAGGTGAAATGAGTGTAGTGGGGGCCAGGCCCATTGTCGGCAGAGAACTGTATGATTTCTATAAGGAGAGTGCAGGCCGCTATTGCTCTATGAAACCCGGCATAACCGGGCCATGGCAGGTGGGCAAACGGTCTGAAGTGGAAGATTACAGGGAGAGAGTCAATATGGACGACTGGTACATCCTGAATTATTCGCTCTGGACGGATATTAAAATCATAGCCCGGACACTGCTTACTGTAGCCCGCCAAAACGGACGATAA
- a CDS encoding glycosyltransferase family 2 protein, translating to MAGDEPTSSRGVVDPMNLSIIIPVCNGEKYLRSLFESLASQTLQAEEILVVDSSSTDGSVAICNDFGVDLTIIAREDFDHGGTRTMMAQKARGELLLFMTQDAIPKDDKAVENLVAPFADQEQLAMTYGRQLPRQDASFAAAHLRHFNYLDQSMVRRYQDRKTAGLGTIFTSNSFAAFRASALAEIGYFKDSLIFGEDTFAAGRLLQKGYIAQYVSEAVVYHSHNYKISQEFKRYFDIGVLHTVEASLFKDFGRAERKGGAYFKSGFAEIMQRRRFGLIADFSVRTAMKYLGYKAGKNFEKLPAAVVPELSLHKSWWSKQRQA from the coding sequence ATGGCTGGAGACGAGCCCACATCTAGCCGGGGAGTAGTTGATCCGATGAATCTATCTATTATTATCCCAGTATGTAATGGCGAGAAGTACCTGAGAAGTCTTTTTGAGTCCCTTGCCAGCCAGACCTTACAGGCTGAGGAGATTCTGGTGGTGGATTCTTCATCAACAGACGGGTCGGTGGCTATCTGTAACGATTTTGGTGTGGATCTGACCATAATAGCCCGGGAAGATTTTGATCATGGTGGCACCAGAACCATGATGGCACAGAAAGCCAGAGGCGAACTGCTGCTGTTTATGACCCAGGATGCAATACCCAAAGACGATAAAGCGGTTGAAAATCTCGTGGCACCATTTGCTGACCAGGAGCAGCTGGCTATGACATATGGGCGCCAATTGCCGCGCCAGGATGCATCATTTGCCGCTGCCCACCTGCGACATTTCAATTATCTGGACCAAAGTATGGTACGCAGATATCAGGATCGAAAAACTGCAGGGTTGGGGACAATTTTCACCTCAAATTCCTTTGCTGCCTTCAGGGCATCTGCGCTGGCAGAAATTGGCTATTTCAAAGACAGTCTCATTTTTGGAGAAGACACATTTGCAGCAGGCAGGTTATTGCAAAAGGGTTATATCGCACAATATGTGAGCGAAGCTGTTGTCTACCACAGCCATAATTACAAAATTTCCCAAGAGTTTAAACGGTATTTTGATATCGGTGTACTTCACACTGTTGAGGCATCTTTATTCAAGGATTTCGGCAGAGCCGAGAGAAAAGGGGGCGCCTACTTCAAGTCAGGCTTTGCAGAAATTATGCAAAGAAGGCGTTTTGGGTTGATAGCAGATTTTTCTGTTCGGACCGCAATGAAATATCTTGGTTATAAAGCCGGCAAAAACTTTGAGAAGTTACCAGCCGCAGTAGTCCCAGAACTCAGTTTGCATAAATCCTGGTGGAGTAAACAGAGACAGGCATGA
- a CDS encoding glycosyltransferase family 2 protein encodes MAHKKKPEVSVVIVSHNSQVMLPLCLEALRQQVEVSLEQVIVDSGSTDTRYLNRLQKRYPFRLIKIDNIGYARANNMGYKALTSQSEIVIFLNPDVVLPYDYCRKLQKGMAADLSSAVVSGMLVGFDANRRRPSQYLDSTGVFRSWYGRWYDRDQGRRVADVKRSRQYLPAVCGAVFACRRTALEADNGLVFDPDFFLYKEDIELSLRLRERGWSLLFDPHLIAYHARGWQKKRSEVSWLLRKIAAQSEVILYRKHPSPYMVWAMCKYLLVRWAGV; translated from the coding sequence ATGGCGCATAAGAAGAAACCCGAAGTATCTGTAGTAATCGTCAGTCATAATTCGCAAGTCATGCTGCCGTTATGTCTTGAAGCATTGCGGCAACAGGTTGAGGTTTCTTTAGAGCAGGTGATTGTCGATAGCGGGTCGACCGATACACGATATCTGAACAGGCTTCAGAAGCGGTATCCCTTTCGCCTGATCAAGATTGATAATATCGGATATGCACGTGCGAATAACATGGGGTATAAGGCGCTTACGTCTCAGTCTGAGATCGTGATCTTTCTCAACCCTGATGTTGTATTACCCTATGATTACTGCAGAAAACTTCAGAAAGGTATGGCTGCTGATCTTTCGTCGGCCGTGGTATCGGGTATGCTGGTTGGATTTGATGCCAATAGGCGAAGGCCTTCTCAGTATTTAGATTCGACAGGTGTTTTTCGAAGCTGGTATGGCCGCTGGTATGATCGGGATCAGGGACGGCGGGTGGCTGATGTAAAAAGATCCAGACAATATCTGCCTGCGGTTTGCGGTGCGGTGTTTGCCTGTCGAAGAACGGCTTTAGAAGCTGATAATGGTCTGGTATTCGATCCTGATTTTTTTCTTTATAAGGAAGATATAGAGTTATCACTCCGGTTGAGGGAAAGAGGCTGGAGTCTTCTCTTTGATCCGCACCTGATAGCCTATCATGCAAGGGGGTGGCAGAAAAAACGCAGCGAAGTTTCCTGGCTGTTACGAAAGATTGCAGCACAGAGTGAGGTGATTCTTTACAGGAAGCATCCTTCGCCATATATGGTTTGGGCGATGTGTAAATATCTACTGGTGCGTTGGGCCGGAGTGTGA
- a CDS encoding glycosyltransferase family 2 protein: MREKPIIEVIIPSWNGRNYLAGCLRSLKEQSCSAFSVTVVDNGSCDDTEGFLREYHPWVRLIRFEQNQGFSAAVNAGIKAGETDWYLLLNNDTEIARDCIEVLGRAIQQYPGYDFFSLKMMSYHQRQVLDGAGDAVLRGGAGYKVGTLEEDKGQFAEDRDVFGACAGAALYNRRFFDKVGLFDEDFFAYLEDVDLNMRAARAGLKCRFLSQAVVYHIGSASSGSKINPFTIRLSTRNNINVLVKNYPISLLWRFLPAILFYQIMWLCFVIKKRQLKAYLKGVAGALLQLTDMKRKREQLYLRNLLSVEDFGGALIASEREAVQSIISRRSAQGKGNRLLHTYSKWFL; this comes from the coding sequence ATGCGCGAAAAACCTATTATCGAAGTTATCATTCCCAGCTGGAATGGCAGGAATTATCTGGCAGGCTGCCTTCGTTCACTCAAAGAACAGTCCTGTAGTGCTTTTAGTGTAACTGTGGTTGATAACGGTTCGTGCGATGATACAGAGGGTTTTTTGAGAGAGTATCATCCCTGGGTGCGGCTGATACGTTTTGAGCAAAACCAGGGGTTCAGTGCTGCAGTAAATGCTGGTATCAAGGCAGGGGAGACTGATTGGTATCTCCTTTTAAATAATGATACTGAGATCGCCAGGGACTGTATCGAAGTCCTCGGGCGAGCTATTCAGCAATATCCTGGATATGATTTTTTCAGCCTGAAAATGATGAGCTATCACCAGCGCCAGGTCCTGGACGGGGCAGGTGATGCTGTGCTTCGCGGGGGGGCGGGTTATAAGGTTGGCACCCTGGAGGAGGATAAGGGCCAATTCGCCGAAGATAGAGATGTCTTTGGTGCATGTGCCGGGGCCGCACTGTATAACCGTCGTTTTTTCGATAAGGTTGGGCTATTCGACGAAGATTTTTTCGCTTACCTCGAAGATGTTGATCTCAATATGCGAGCAGCCCGTGCAGGTTTAAAGTGCCGATTCCTCTCCCAGGCGGTCGTCTACCATATCGGTAGCGCTTCCAGCGGCTCTAAGATTAATCCGTTTACTATCCGTCTTTCGACCAGGAATAATATCAACGTCCTGGTAAAAAATTATCCGATTTCACTGCTTTGGCGCTTTTTACCTGCAATTTTATTCTATCAAATTATGTGGTTGTGCTTTGTTATAAAGAAAAGGCAATTAAAGGCCTATCTAAAAGGTGTGGCAGGTGCGCTTTTGCAGTTGACTGATATGAAACGCAAGAGAGAACAACTGTACTTGAGGAATCTTCTATCTGTTGAGGATTTTGGCGGAGCGTTGATCGCAAGTGAGCGGGAGGCTGTGCAATCGATAATCTCAAGGCGTTCCGCCCAGGGCAAGGGAAACAGGCTACTCCACACATATAGCAAATGGTTTCTGTAG
- a CDS encoding glycosyltransferase family 2 protein translates to MLLSVVIPILNEEENIPLLYNELKQVLNKLPEEHEILFIDDGSTDRSIELLEEIQAVDDTVTVVTFRKNFGQTAAMAAGFDYALGDVIITLDGDLQNDPKDIPMMLDKIREGYDVVTGWRHDRKDAFINRKLPSMIANKLISITTGVSLHDYGCTLKAFRREVIKCVKLYGEMHRFIPAIASGMGIDITEVKVNHRPRRFGATKYGISRTLRVVLDLLTVKFLLCYATRPIQVFGLMGVMTGGIGFIIATIMTIQRQLFGIPLGDRPLLLLAVMLIFIGFQFITMGLLAELQARTYHEAQNKPVYHVRRIIGSKRRAARVN, encoded by the coding sequence GTGCTACTTTCCGTCGTGATTCCTATTCTTAATGAGGAAGAGAACATACCGTTGCTCTATAATGAGTTAAAGCAGGTACTGAATAAGCTCCCTGAGGAACATGAGATTCTCTTCATCGATGATGGCAGTACGGACAGGAGTATCGAGTTGCTGGAAGAAATACAGGCTGTAGACGATACCGTGACAGTTGTAACCTTCAGGAAAAATTTTGGTCAGACTGCGGCAATGGCAGCCGGATTTGATTACGCGCTTGGAGATGTGATCATTACCCTGGACGGTGACCTGCAGAATGATCCGAAAGATATCCCGATGATGCTCGACAAAATACGAGAGGGCTATGATGTGGTAACAGGCTGGCGTCATGATCGCAAGGATGCCTTCATAAATAGAAAACTGCCTTCGATGATTGCCAATAAGCTGATTTCAATTACGACTGGAGTCAGTTTGCACGATTATGGCTGTACCCTGAAGGCATTTCGCAGAGAAGTGATCAAGTGCGTCAAACTCTATGGGGAAATGCACAGGTTTATTCCTGCAATTGCAAGTGGTATGGGGATTGATATCACTGAAGTTAAGGTTAATCACAGACCAAGAAGGTTTGGTGCTACCAAGTATGGAATATCACGTACCCTGCGTGTGGTTCTCGACTTGCTCACAGTTAAATTCCTGCTGTGCTATGCCACCAGACCGATCCAGGTGTTCGGTCTTATGGGAGTGATGACCGGCGGAATAGGATTTATAATAGCAACGATTATGACAATACAACGGCAGCTGTTTGGTATTCCCCTGGGAGATCGTCCGTTGCTGCTCCTTGCAGTTATGCTGATTTTCATCGGTTTTCAATTTATCACCATGGGGCTTCTGGCCGAGTTACAGGCCCGAACCTATCATGAGGCACAGAATAAGCCGGTTTATCATGTCCGCAGGATCATTGGCAGTAAAAGAAGAGCGGCCAGAGTCAACTGA